In one window of Rhodopseudomonas palustris HaA2 DNA:
- a CDS encoding DUF1489 family protein, which translates to MALNLIKLAVGCESVKDLTSRVAERAKLARQQGLPRQHVHITRMVPKRDAELLDGGSIYWVIRGEIAAREKLIGIEPFRDGDGIGRCRLIMEPKVHAVSPRPMRPFQGWRYLTTADAPPDLGKAAESIAAMPEPMRRELRELGLL; encoded by the coding sequence ATGGCGCTCAATCTGATCAAGCTGGCGGTCGGCTGCGAGTCGGTGAAGGACCTGACCAGCCGCGTCGCCGAGCGCGCCAAGCTCGCGCGCCAGCAGGGGCTGCCGCGCCAGCATGTCCACATCACCCGGATGGTGCCCAAGCGTGACGCCGAACTGCTCGACGGCGGTTCGATCTACTGGGTGATCCGCGGCGAGATCGCTGCGCGCGAGAAGCTGATCGGCATCGAGCCGTTTCGCGACGGCGACGGCATCGGCCGCTGCCGGCTGATCATGGAGCCGAAGGTGCATGCCGTCAGCCCACGGCCGATGCGGCCGTTTCAGGGCTGGCGCTATCTCACCACCGCCGACGCGCCGCCCGACCTCGGCAAGGCCGCCGAGAGCATCGCCGCGATGCCGGAGCCGATGCGCCGCGAATTGCGCGAACTCGGATTGCTCTGA